One window of the Mixophyes fleayi isolate aMixFle1 chromosome 6, aMixFle1.hap1, whole genome shotgun sequence genome contains the following:
- the LOC142095024 gene encoding uncharacterized protein LOC142095024, whose product MILKIFLSLLSSVLAFQTCIDGVPKGITQEPKHIFVNSGETAVISCKVSKQVDILGIYVRKRFMTIMYINKSNNLTVKSNYKDRLTCSGTVSNFRVILRNLTEEDTDLYLCNGAEVFGNGTLIVVRAPFDNATGNTQDKNPSNSSAHVPYIITAFILVILCVVSLVFLKYKSSKEQQSRNQNTYVDMTQTLRRNTMGNSSIYTKPQNTASSDTACHLVYNGV is encoded by the exons gtGTTCCAAAGGGAATAACACAAGAGCCTAAACATATATTTGTTAATTCTGGAGAAACTGCCGTCATCAGCTGCAAAGTGTCAAAACAGGTGGATATATTAGGCATTTATGTAAGGAAACGTTTCATGACAATTATGTATATCAACAAATCTAACAACTTGACAGTAAAAAGCAACTATAAAGATCGTTTGACATGTTCTGGGACAGTTTCAAACTTCAGAGTAATCTTGAGAAACTTGACAGAAGAAGACACTGACCTTTATCTGTGCAACGGAGCAGAAGTCTTTGGAAATGGAACGTTAATTGTTGTGCGTGCGCCATTTG ACAATGCCACTGGGAATACACAAGACAAAAATCCATCAAACTCATCCGCTCATGTGCCATATATCATCACTGCTTTTATCCTGGTTATTCTCTGTGTGGTTTCTTTGGTGTTTCTCAAATACAAGTCATct AAGGAACAACAAAGCAGGAATCAGAACACGTATGTGGATATGACGCAAACTCTCCGTCGGAATACAATGGGAAATTCTAGCATTTACACCAAGCCTCAAAATACAGCTAGTTCAGACACGGCCTGTCACCTAGTATATAATGGAGTTTAA